From Enterococcus mediterraneensis, the proteins below share one genomic window:
- a CDS encoding DUF4355 domain-containing protein yields MKKLNLMSMRLQFFATDTGSEGGQQGASDNGGQDSTELNVDSLTDDQLAAIKEKFGLKDDEDVNSIIKSKHARWQKELEQEKNEAARLAKLSESERQQALIEKEKEDFEKEKAEFRKEQLFVEKGKQLTAQGMPAEFAHRIAGETAEEILDDVKNFRAEWDKAVEAKVNERLASKTKTHVNTGGTLTKAEIMKIKDSAERQRLIAQNRDLF; encoded by the coding sequence ATGAAAAAATTGAATTTAATGAGTATGAGATTGCAGTTTTTCGCTACCGATACAGGTTCCGAGGGTGGCCAACAAGGAGCCAGTGATAACGGAGGACAGGACTCAACAGAATTGAATGTCGATTCGCTGACTGATGATCAGTTGGCAGCTATCAAAGAAAAGTTTGGATTGAAAGATGATGAGGATGTTAATTCTATCATCAAGTCCAAACATGCTAGATGGCAAAAAGAATTGGAGCAAGAGAAAAACGAAGCGGCCCGTTTAGCGAAACTTTCTGAATCAGAACGTCAGCAAGCGCTGATTGAAAAAGAGAAGGAAGACTTCGAAAAAGAAAAAGCGGAATTCCGGAAAGAACAGCTCTTTGTCGAAAAGGGCAAGCAATTGACAGCTCAAGGTATGCCTGCGGAGTTTGCTCATCGCATCGCCGGTGAAACAGCAGAAGAAATCTTGGATGATGTCAAAAACTTCCGCGCTGAATGGGATAAAGCCGTAGAAGCGAAAGTCAATGAGCGTCTTGCTTCGAAAACGAAAACACACGTCAACACTGGCGGTACGTTGACTAAAGCAGAAATCATGAAAATCAAAGATTCCGCAGAACGTCAACGTTTGATCGCGCAAAACAGAGACTTATTTTAG
- the terL gene encoding phage terminase large subunit codes for MDKIAVGAKLELSRRFFWDYCQTTASSFYKSNRIFLKDLCYELQGFLSDDDHDVLIINEPPRHGKSRTVGKFVEWVLGNDQSKKIMTGSYNETLSTTFSKGVRNAIQEIKADEERIVFSDIFPDVTIKQGDGAMNLWSLTNGYNNYLATSPTGTATGFGADIIIIDDLIKNADEANNAMVLEKHWDWFINTMLSRLETGGKIIIIMTRWHSNDLAGRALKELPLSDYRIKHVNMPAYDEKTDTMLCEEILSKKEYQRKTKTMGADIAAANYQQTPIDIKGRLYQKFLTYDTLPDNIIKIWNYTDTADKGADYFASPVFVETSDHQAYVIDVLYTKEPMEVTENAHASMIVRNKVNHVRIEGNNGGRGFRRNSERRTKELGYFGAYFEDFHQSDNKQSRILSNSAWVENNVYYPSDWATRWPEFYLAMVAYQREGKNAHDDAPDAITGIAETIQMQNPQNLKERMDAAKFYFG; via the coding sequence ATGGATAAAATAGCCGTGGGCGCTAAATTGGAATTGTCACGCCGTTTCTTTTGGGACTACTGTCAAACCACAGCGTCTTCTTTTTACAAATCTAACCGCATATTTTTAAAAGACCTCTGCTACGAATTGCAGGGGTTTTTGTCTGATGATGATCACGATGTATTAATCATCAACGAGCCACCGCGTCATGGTAAGTCACGAACCGTTGGAAAGTTTGTTGAATGGGTCCTCGGCAATGACCAATCAAAAAAAATTATGACCGGTTCCTATAATGAAACGCTATCGACTACTTTTTCCAAAGGCGTTCGAAATGCTATTCAAGAAATTAAAGCAGACGAAGAACGCATCGTCTTTAGCGACATCTTTCCTGACGTGACTATTAAACAAGGTGATGGAGCTATGAACCTATGGAGTTTGACGAATGGTTACAACAACTATTTGGCTACGTCTCCAACGGGTACCGCCACAGGTTTTGGTGCAGATATCATCATCATTGATGACTTGATCAAAAATGCAGATGAAGCCAACAATGCTATGGTTCTTGAAAAACATTGGGATTGGTTTATCAATACAATGCTTTCAAGGCTAGAAACTGGCGGAAAAATCATCATCATTATGACGCGCTGGCATAGCAATGATTTAGCCGGAAGAGCGCTAAAAGAATTGCCGCTATCTGACTATCGTATAAAACATGTCAATATGCCGGCATACGATGAAAAAACAGACACGATGCTTTGTGAAGAGATCCTTTCGAAAAAAGAATATCAACGGAAAACGAAAACGATGGGCGCTGATATCGCAGCGGCTAACTATCAGCAAACGCCAATCGATATCAAAGGGCGACTGTATCAAAAGTTCTTGACTTACGATACATTGCCGGACAACATCATCAAGATATGGAATTACACCGACACCGCAGATAAGGGTGCCGATTATTTTGCGTCTCCGGTTTTTGTTGAAACGTCCGATCATCAAGCATATGTGATCGATGTCCTATATACCAAAGAGCCAATGGAAGTGACAGAAAATGCGCATGCTTCTATGATTGTCCGAAATAAAGTCAATCATGTCCGAATAGAGGGAAATAATGGTGGGCGTGGTTTCCGTCGCAATTCTGAAAGGCGGACAAAAGAGCTTGGATACTTTGGGGCATACTTTGAGGATTTTCATCAATCAGACAACAAGCAATCACGCATCTTATCAAACAGCGCTTGGGTGGAAAACAATGTTTACTACCCTTCCGATTGGGCTACAAGATGGCCGGAGTTTTATCTGGCGATGGTGGCGTATCAACGAGAGGGAAAAAACGCTCATGATGATGCACCGGATGCTATCACTGGCATAGCGGAAACAATCCAAATGCAAAATCCACAGAATTTAAAAGAGCGAATGGACGCAGCCAAGTTCTACTTTGGCTAG
- a CDS encoding DUF1642 domain-containing protein: MKKQELLKILEEWKEFRKNKNHELQYYQLAEVIQLVEKLDEPQKVKLPKAAEPWLKHAQYSTDVIDLFSAVEYATDSDGFISENWQWSGDFYDWLSEDADTLYLLCDALRYGYEIEKEPRWVVKDNDGEYVYDLHLYTVDKTAHSSNCSGFDALLFTDKSKAEAVALLVDGSVEEV, translated from the coding sequence ATGAAGAAACAGGAGCTATTGAAGATTTTAGAAGAATGGAAAGAATTTAGAAAAAATAAAAATCATGAATTGCAATACTATCAATTAGCCGAAGTGATTCAACTAGTTGAGAAATTAGACGAACCGCAGAAGGTCAAATTGCCAAAAGCGGCTGAACCGTGGTTAAAACACGCGCAATATTCAACTGATGTAATTGATCTGTTCTCAGCAGTCGAATACGCAACGGATTCTGACGGATTTATCAGCGAAAATTGGCAATGGTCTGGTGATTTCTACGACTGGCTATCTGAGGATGCTGACACGCTTTATCTGTTGTGCGATGCGCTTAGATACGGCTACGAGATCGAGAAAGAGCCACGATGGGTTGTTAAAGATAATGATGGTGAGTATGTTTATGATTTGCACCTTTACACTGTAGATAAAACTGCGCATAGTAGCAACTGCTCTGGATTTGACGCTTTACTTTTTACCGACAAATCCAAAGCCGAAGCAGTAGCGTTATTAGTCGATGGGAGTGTGGAGGAAGTATGA
- a CDS encoding N-6 DNA methylase yields the protein MNSIIMNPPFSASWNQKMDERFENYGLAPKTKADYAFLLHGYSKLEDGSTMAIVLPHGVLFRGAAEGKIRKKLLEEGAIKAIVGLPANIFFGTQIPTVLIVLEKGRQDKSVLFIDASNDFTKGKNQNVLEANHIDKILDVYHQWRDIEKYAHVATADEIAENDFNLNIPRYVDTFEEEEPIDIVKLSAEILEIDRQIEENENNFLMMLDELTGDEAVIDATKSIFTSKRCGQLDLFR from the coding sequence TTGAATTCTATTATTATGAATCCGCCATTTTCAGCAAGTTGGAATCAGAAAATGGATGAAAGGTTTGAGAACTATGGGTTAGCTCCTAAAACCAAAGCGGATTATGCGTTTTTACTACATGGATACTCAAAATTAGAAGATGGAAGCACGATGGCTATTGTCTTACCACACGGAGTGCTTTTCAGGGGAGCGGCAGAAGGAAAAATCCGGAAAAAGTTACTCGAAGAAGGAGCGATTAAAGCGATTGTTGGGCTTCCTGCAAATATCTTTTTCGGAACCCAAATTCCAACTGTTCTGATTGTTCTTGAAAAAGGAAGGCAGGATAAATCGGTACTTTTCATTGATGCTTCAAACGATTTTACAAAAGGGAAAAACCAAAATGTTTTAGAGGCTAATCATATTGATAAGATATTAGATGTTTATCATCAATGGAGAGATATAGAAAAATATGCTCATGTGGCAACAGCTGATGAAATTGCTGAGAATGATTTCAATTTGAATATTCCAAGATATGTCGATACTTTTGAAGAAGAAGAACCGATCGACATCGTGAAATTAAGCGCTGAAATACTCGAAATTGATCGGCAAATTGAAGAGAACGAAAACAATTTTCTAATGATGTTGGATGAACTGACGGGGGATGAAGCAGTCATCGATGCTACGAAATCTATATTTACTAGCAAGCGATGTGGACAACTAGATTTGTTCCGCTAA
- a CDS encoding phage portal protein — MRKNTTFLRNHRYHKNANSVFRMAQEDFDNAEFESKAWIHQLQKFVNRHKSWQLPRLKELKRYYLADNNIKYRPAKTDEFAADNRIASDFARYITIFEQGYMLGKPVQYKNETLQDEIEEFNRRNNEAYHNALIKTDLSIYGRAYELLTVNLDASKKAFVKLVKLNPEQTFVVYDDTTDNNSLFGVYHYSIDYGDSIRKDFINMYTRDAVYTYVNDSRDKEGMHFDDFDDHALNGVPINEYSNNEERTGAYEPVLDSIDAYDLSQSELANYQQDTMDAILLVVGNPYTGTAPNDLDEEGNVVPNSRLGVALAFKRARLMFLDDNPNPNGAKPDAKYLIKEYDTEGVETYKKRLVNDILRFTFTPDTLDSNFSGTQSGESMKYKLMAADNRRVMQQRLFEKGLMRRLRLAVNIWRIKGNDSVAYDSINETNVVFTPNTPKSDAEIVDLAQALIGQISDQTIVEILSTVTGIDPEQEMERMKAEMGETPEPRRPIESEMETNEGTKETSDR; from the coding sequence GTGAGAAAAAATACAACATTTTTGCGTAACCACAGGTATCACAAAAACGCAAACAGCGTCTTCCGTATGGCGCAGGAGGACTTTGACAACGCAGAATTCGAAAGTAAAGCATGGATTCACCAGTTGCAAAAATTTGTTAACAGACATAAAAGCTGGCAACTGCCGCGCTTGAAAGAACTGAAACGGTACTATCTGGCGGATAACAACATCAAATATCGTCCGGCAAAGACCGACGAGTTTGCAGCGGATAATCGCATCGCAAGTGATTTTGCACGGTACATCACCATCTTTGAGCAAGGGTACATGTTGGGGAAACCCGTCCAATATAAAAACGAAACGTTGCAAGATGAAATCGAGGAATTTAATCGGCGAAACAACGAAGCGTACCACAACGCATTGATCAAAACAGACCTCTCAATCTATGGTCGAGCTTATGAGCTGCTGACGGTCAATCTTGATGCAAGCAAGAAAGCTTTTGTGAAACTCGTAAAGTTAAATCCGGAACAGACTTTCGTCGTTTACGATGACACAACAGATAATAATTCGCTGTTTGGGGTGTATCACTACTCTATCGACTACGGCGACAGCATCCGAAAAGATTTTATCAATATGTACACCAGAGATGCGGTTTACACCTACGTCAATGACAGTCGAGACAAAGAGGGGATGCACTTCGATGATTTTGACGATCATGCGCTTAATGGTGTCCCAATCAACGAATACTCGAACAACGAAGAGCGTACAGGAGCATACGAGCCTGTCCTCGATTCCATCGATGCCTATGATCTATCGCAGTCTGAGCTTGCTAACTATCAGCAAGATACCATGGACGCGATTTTGTTAGTGGTGGGTAATCCATACACAGGTACAGCGCCAAATGATTTGGACGAGGAAGGGAACGTGGTGCCGAACTCTCGTCTTGGCGTGGCGTTGGCATTTAAACGGGCGCGGCTAATGTTTCTAGATGACAATCCAAATCCGAACGGTGCTAAACCTGACGCGAAGTATTTGATCAAAGAATATGACACAGAGGGCGTAGAAACGTACAAGAAACGGTTGGTCAATGATATACTGCGATTTACCTTTACGCCTGACACGCTCGACAGCAACTTTAGCGGCACGCAGTCTGGCGAGAGCATGAAATACAAATTGATGGCCGCAGACAATCGTCGAGTGATGCAGCAACGGCTTTTCGAAAAAGGTCTGATGCGACGCTTGCGGTTAGCAGTCAATATCTGGCGTATCAAAGGCAATGATTCTGTTGCTTACGATTCCATCAACGAAACGAATGTCGTATTTACGCCGAACACGCCGAAGTCTGATGCTGAGATCGTCGATTTAGCTCAAGCGCTAATCGGTCAAATCAGTGATCAAACCATCGTAGAGATCCTATCGACAGTGACAGGGATTGATCCTGAGCAAGAAATGGAACGGATGAAAGCGGAAATGGGAGAAACTCCTGAACCGCGTAGGCCGATAGAAAGTGAGATGGAAACGAATGAAGGCACGAAAGAAACCAGTGATCGTTGA
- a CDS encoding minor capsid protein, producing MAKSNQQYWKDRMDEILAYVDQSDINFFDELQSIYQEFYRETNKELFAFYAKYAKDNKITLQETQKRLMREDLSDYKATAEQYFKQAEKDPELLKRLNAMYTAAKATRLEALNFHIEWLMGRLNGKLQMSFKTYLEQTAKYVWKKVVFGNSPSTLSPHILKEILGRPWNGINYSQSLWGNTDKLAEDLRKIFLMGFKKGLGPAEMARLLRKKYNVQRAQAETIIRTDGTNVINNATAERYRQAGLTKYQFWAHIDSRTTETCKDLHRDIFLLEDYQPGLNAPPMHYGCRSSIVPDDEELGMEEDFQGNTKRKNEEYAKRKSK from the coding sequence ATGGCAAAGAGTAATCAGCAATACTGGAAAGATCGTATGGACGAGATCCTCGCTTATGTGGATCAATCGGACATCAATTTTTTTGACGAGTTGCAAAGCATCTATCAAGAATTCTATCGCGAAACCAACAAAGAGCTGTTTGCTTTTTATGCTAAATACGCAAAGGATAATAAGATAACTTTGCAAGAGACACAAAAACGGCTCATGCGGGAGGATTTGAGTGATTACAAGGCAACAGCTGAGCAATACTTCAAGCAGGCAGAGAAAGATCCTGAGTTGTTGAAGCGGCTCAATGCAATGTACACAGCCGCCAAAGCAACTCGACTAGAAGCGCTCAACTTCCATATCGAGTGGTTGATGGGTCGCTTAAATGGCAAGCTACAAATGTCCTTTAAAACATACTTGGAGCAAACGGCGAAATACGTCTGGAAAAAGGTTGTCTTTGGTAATTCACCATCAACGCTCAGTCCGCATATCCTGAAAGAGATCCTCGGCCGTCCATGGAACGGTATCAACTACTCGCAATCTTTGTGGGGCAACACTGATAAATTGGCTGAGGACTTGCGGAAAATCTTCTTGATGGGATTTAAAAAAGGGTTGGGTCCTGCGGAAATGGCGCGTCTGTTGCGAAAGAAATACAACGTGCAACGTGCGCAGGCAGAAACAATTATCCGTACTGATGGCACAAATGTCATCAATAATGCGACTGCTGAACGATACCGGCAAGCTGGACTAACGAAGTACCAGTTTTGGGCGCATATCGACAGCCGAACCACTGAAACCTGTAAAGATCTGCATCGAGATATTTTTCTGTTGGAAGATTATCAACCAGGACTGAACGCTCCGCCGATGCATTACGGTTGTCGGTCATCAATCGTACCAGACGATGAGGAGCTAGGCATGGAAGAGGATTTCCAAGGGAATACAAAACGCAAAAATGAAGAATACGCCAAGCGTAAGAGCAAGTGA
- a CDS encoding phage capsid protein, producing MRNMSKTNKENMLKMDLQYFAAETDLTTMDDLGDIKSIDFVNRFEAGIKELLELLGVTRLEALSTDMKIQMYKWTTALKDGAVAEGEDIPLSKVTRAKDKSYQVTFNKWRRAVSAESIARHGASVAIDQADNKLLRQVQGGIKTKFVEFMGTNPTAIEAVGLQKALAQSWGKLTTFEEFDGAEFVSFINPMDAATYLGDTKVLADATNVFGMTLLKNFLGANNVVVLNAIPEGKVYSTAVDNIVLAYLDMKASDLGDIFVDFVDETGFISATRGRTLRNATYESLFMNAMVLFPEIPAGVVEATITTEPVTPPDEGAGA from the coding sequence ATGAGAAACATGTCAAAAACTAACAAAGAAAACATGTTGAAGATGGATTTGCAGTATTTTGCTGCGGAAACAGATTTGACGACTATGGATGATCTAGGCGATATCAAGTCGATTGATTTTGTCAATCGCTTTGAAGCTGGAATCAAAGAATTATTGGAACTTTTAGGCGTTACACGTTTAGAAGCCTTGTCAACCGATATGAAGATCCAAATGTACAAATGGACCACAGCATTGAAAGATGGAGCAGTCGCTGAAGGGGAAGACATTCCTTTATCTAAAGTCACTCGTGCGAAAGACAAATCTTATCAAGTGACGTTTAACAAATGGCGTCGTGCGGTGTCTGCTGAATCGATTGCTCGCCATGGTGCATCAGTTGCAATTGACCAAGCGGATAATAAACTACTGCGTCAAGTACAGGGCGGCATCAAAACAAAATTTGTTGAATTTATGGGGACAAACCCTACTGCGATTGAAGCTGTTGGTTTGCAAAAAGCCTTAGCACAATCTTGGGGTAAATTAACCACATTCGAAGAATTTGACGGTGCTGAATTTGTTTCTTTCATCAATCCGATGGACGCTGCGACTTACTTAGGTGATACCAAGGTTCTTGCTGACGCAACAAACGTCTTTGGTATGACGTTGTTGAAAAACTTCTTGGGCGCGAACAACGTTGTAGTGTTGAACGCTATCCCTGAAGGCAAAGTTTATTCCACAGCTGTGGATAACATCGTATTAGCCTACTTGGATATGAAAGCATCTGATCTAGGAGATATCTTTGTGGACTTTGTGGATGAAACAGGATTTATCTCCGCTACTCGCGGACGTACTTTGCGTAATGCGACTTATGAATCTTTGTTCATGAATGCGATGGTATTGTTCCCAGAAATTCCAGCAGGCGTGGTTGAAGCGACGATCACAACGGAACCTGTAACGCCGCCAGACGAGGGCGCTGGTGCATAA
- a CDS encoding DNA-methyltransferase has product MASKKIKCELYNDNFQNRKKYNVPRAQLVIADIPYNLGNNAFASNPSWYVGGDNKKGESKKAGKQFFPSDKNFNLVEYMHFCSKLLKPEPKERGKAPAMIMFCSFEQMAPLIEVAKRYGFKNSYPLFFIKKTSAQALKANMRIVGATEHAIVFYRDKLPKFNNAWQQEETGKKMILNWFEWSRDNAKEIPKIHPTQKPVNVLEKLIKTFTDPGDVVIDPCAGSGSTLLAAKLNGRHSYGFEIYRPFYLDAIEKMLPLGDEQVQQIDLLDCAEVR; this is encoded by the coding sequence ATGGCAAGTAAAAAAATAAAGTGCGAATTATACAACGATAATTTCCAAAATCGGAAAAAATATAATGTACCACGGGCACAATTAGTAATCGCTGATATTCCGTACAATTTAGGAAATAACGCTTTTGCAAGCAATCCAAGCTGGTACGTGGGTGGAGATAATAAAAAGGGTGAGTCAAAAAAGGCTGGCAAACAATTTTTCCCAAGTGACAAAAATTTTAATTTAGTTGAGTATATGCACTTTTGTAGCAAACTGTTAAAGCCAGAACCAAAAGAACGCGGCAAAGCGCCGGCAATGATTATGTTTTGCTCGTTTGAACAAATGGCGCCATTGATTGAAGTAGCTAAGCGATACGGATTTAAAAATAGTTATCCTTTGTTTTTTATCAAAAAGACAAGCGCCCAGGCGTTAAAAGCAAATATGCGAATTGTAGGGGCGACGGAACACGCAATTGTTTTTTACAGAGATAAACTGCCTAAATTTAACAATGCATGGCAGCAGGAAGAAACTGGTAAAAAGATGATTTTGAATTGGTTTGAGTGGTCGAGAGATAATGCAAAAGAGATCCCAAAAATTCATCCGACGCAAAAGCCGGTGAACGTCTTGGAAAAACTAATTAAGACTTTCACAGATCCGGGAGACGTGGTGATTGATCCTTGCGCGGGTAGTGGTTCAACATTGTTAGCAGCAAAGTTGAACGGCCGGCATTCTTACGGGTTTGAAATCTATAGACCCTTTTACCTTGATGCGATTGAAAAAATGCTACCACTTGGAGACGAACAAGTGCAGCAAATTGATCTATTGGATTGCGCAGAGGTCCGCTAA
- a CDS encoding 3'-5' exoribonuclease domain-containing protein: MKVFFDTEFTGLHQDTTLVSIGLVAENGETFYAELTDYDGKQLDSWLQKNVINNLYLADIIRGIGSKWNPTTKETVVRGDQQFVAQGLREWFKELGGWVNPNPPVEIWSDCLAYDWVLFNDLFGGAFSIPENVYYIPFDICTLFKMKNIDPDISREDFIDEEVTGVKHNALHDAKVIKACYEKLVH, translated from the coding sequence ATGAAAGTATTTTTTGATACAGAATTTACGGGGCTACATCAGGATACAACGTTAGTCAGCATTGGTTTAGTAGCTGAGAACGGTGAGACGTTCTACGCAGAGTTAACGGATTATGATGGAAAACAGTTAGATAGTTGGTTACAAAAGAATGTGATCAATAATCTTTACTTAGCAGATATTATTCGAGGTATTGGGAGTAAATGGAACCCCACTACCAAAGAAACCGTTGTACGAGGAGATCAACAATTTGTAGCACAAGGCTTGAGAGAATGGTTTAAAGAGCTAGGTGGTTGGGTAAATCCAAATCCTCCAGTCGAAATATGGTCAGATTGTTTAGCGTATGATTGGGTCTTGTTTAATGATTTGTTTGGTGGTGCTTTTAGCATTCCAGAAAATGTTTATTATATTCCATTTGATATTTGCACCTTATTTAAAATGAAGAACATTGATCCAGATATCTCACGAGAAGACTTTATTGATGAAGAAGTTACTGGCGTTAAACATAATGCCCTTCATGATGCCAAAGTTATCAAAGCGTGTTATGAAAAATTAGTCCACTAA